The following proteins are encoded in a genomic region of Comamonas resistens:
- a CDS encoding c-type cytochrome, with product MLAMIKAHTLKPKYFSCRKRRLLLLVIFIGVISLIWLTVAVFNARTIRVAVNNEGLPASGATELTPQQHELVEQGRYVARLGDCVACHTSDPSKPMAGGLALETPFGKLYSTNVTADKRTGIGSYSLEQFDRAMRLGVAADGHNLYPAMPYPSYAKMTPDDMKALYAYLMHDVTPVEQANRPSEMGFPFNQRWGLALWNAVFLEDEPFKPVQDQNDVWNRGAYLVQGLGHCGACHTPRGVGFQEKTMTSEGSSGGLFLAGETVEGWRALSLRNLWTSEETAEMLKTGRNKHGTVSGNMVDVVQHSTQYMTNDDLLAIGIYLKSLPSGKDDLPMQVAQGPGPVITPYRTGGRVNPGEVPGDIFTTRGGLGYLQFCADCHRSNGDGVPNAFPSLVGNNTLQSQNPATLIHIMLTGWQAPLTQSHARLLTMPSFAQLSDQEITEILNFTRRAWGRADAREIKASEVSRARQLLDATADNHRPFETPRLAEMLKENNAEQLVLGARLNIDTARMLPNNVGNKLNCASCHLNAGTVADGSPYVGVSAFFPSYAPRAGRIITLEDRINGCFQRSMHGKPLPITSDEMKAMVAYFDWMKRETKPEDKVEGRGIGKIDRTLIPNTENGKRIYAAQCALCHGDNGEGVRNAKGEMVYPPLWGDESFNIGAGMARTYTAAAFVKRNMPIAFGKHFPLGQGGLTDQEALDVAEYFSHMERPDFAPKVKDWPQDKKPGDARY from the coding sequence ATGCTCGCAATGATCAAGGCCCATACTCTTAAGCCCAAATACTTTTCCTGCAGGAAGCGTCGGTTATTACTATTGGTCATTTTTATTGGAGTGATCTCTCTAATCTGGCTGACTGTAGCGGTATTCAACGCACGCACTATCCGTGTCGCAGTGAACAATGAAGGGCTTCCGGCCAGCGGCGCGACCGAGTTGACACCGCAGCAACATGAACTGGTTGAGCAGGGGCGCTACGTTGCACGCTTGGGCGATTGCGTTGCCTGTCATACGTCTGACCCGTCCAAGCCCATGGCCGGTGGCCTTGCACTGGAAACGCCCTTCGGCAAGCTTTACTCCACCAATGTCACGGCAGACAAGAGAACGGGCATTGGCAGTTACAGCTTGGAGCAGTTTGATCGCGCAATGCGCCTTGGGGTGGCTGCCGATGGCCACAACTTGTATCCAGCCATGCCTTATCCGTCCTATGCGAAGATGACGCCGGACGATATGAAGGCGCTTTATGCTTACTTGATGCACGACGTCACACCCGTCGAACAAGCGAATCGGCCCTCTGAGATGGGCTTTCCGTTCAACCAGCGCTGGGGGCTGGCGCTTTGGAACGCGGTGTTTCTGGAAGACGAACCCTTCAAGCCGGTGCAGGACCAGAACGACGTGTGGAACCGAGGGGCATACCTCGTTCAGGGTCTAGGCCATTGTGGTGCCTGTCACACGCCTCGCGGCGTTGGCTTCCAGGAGAAGACCATGACCAGCGAGGGCTCTAGCGGCGGCCTGTTCCTGGCCGGGGAAACCGTCGAAGGCTGGCGTGCTCTGAGCCTACGTAACCTCTGGACCTCCGAGGAAACCGCCGAGATGCTCAAGACTGGGCGCAACAAGCACGGCACAGTCTCAGGCAACATGGTGGACGTGGTGCAGCACAGCACTCAGTACATGACAAACGACGATCTGCTCGCTATCGGCATCTACCTGAAATCGTTGCCTTCTGGCAAAGACGACCTACCCATGCAGGTCGCCCAAGGTCCGGGACCTGTCATCACACCATACCGGACTGGTGGCAGGGTCAATCCCGGCGAAGTACCCGGCGACATCTTCACCACACGCGGTGGCCTTGGCTACTTGCAATTCTGTGCCGACTGCCACCGCTCGAACGGCGATGGTGTGCCCAATGCGTTCCCCTCTCTAGTCGGCAATAACACCCTGCAATCGCAAAACCCGGCAACGCTGATCCACATCATGTTGACGGGCTGGCAGGCGCCGCTCACGCAAAGTCATGCACGGCTACTGACGATGCCCTCGTTCGCGCAGTTGAGTGACCAAGAGATCACCGAAATCCTAAACTTCACACGCCGCGCATGGGGTCGGGCCGACGCTCGTGAGATCAAAGCCAGCGAGGTGAGTCGCGCCCGCCAGCTCCTTGATGCCACGGCCGACAATCATCGTCCGTTCGAGACGCCACGTCTCGCAGAAATGCTTAAGGAAAACAACGCCGAGCAACTCGTATTGGGTGCGCGACTGAATATCGATACGGCACGCATGCTTCCAAATAATGTGGGCAACAAGCTCAACTGCGCTAGCTGCCACCTGAATGCCGGCACGGTTGCGGATGGCTCCCCTTATGTTGGCGTTTCTGCCTTCTTCCCCAGCTACGCCCCACGCGCAGGTCGCATCATCACATTGGAAGACCGCATCAACGGATGCTTCCAGCGTTCCATGCACGGCAAGCCATTGCCCATCACCAGCGACGAGATGAAGGCGATGGTCGCCTATTTCGACTGGATGAAGCGAGAGACAAAGCCTGAGGACAAGGTTGAAGGCCGTGGAATCGGCAAGATCGATCGGACGCTCATTCCCAATACGGAGAATGGCAAACGCATCTATGCGGCGCAATGTGCGTTGTGCCATGGAGATAACGGCGAAGGTGTCAGAAATGCTAAGGGCGAGATGGTCTATCCGCCTCTGTGGGGTGACGAATCTTTCAACATCGGCGCCGGCATGGCTCGCACCTACACAGCGGCGGCCTTTGTGAAGCGGAACATGCCCATTGCCTTCGGCAAGCATTTCCCGCTGGGTCAAGGGGGGCTCACTGACCAGGAGGCATTAGACGTGGCTGAATACTTCTCTCATATGGAGCGCCCGGATTTTGCACCCAAGGTCAAGGACTGGCCCCAAGACAAGAAGCCCGGTGATGCGCGCTATTGA
- the pilL2 gene encoding PFGI-1 class ICE element type IV pilus protein PilL2, with protein MPAIHPYRRLVGAGLLTAALVSGCATTTAPLPSEPIEEAAPVLEPETPEFIPVVRYGRYTLVELAPTAAQRDLLLQTIDVSMPEDARATVGDGLRHVLKRSGYQLCETTYAVIDLYALPLPAAHLHLGPMTVRDALLTLAGPAWELHADDRARQVCFERSGDDASADPAPEPPAAEAVQTFPLMPSTSGGQP; from the coding sequence ATGCCCGCAATCCACCCATACCGGCGACTGGTCGGGGCCGGCCTGCTGACCGCAGCCCTGGTCAGCGGCTGCGCGACCACCACGGCGCCGCTGCCGTCCGAGCCCATCGAGGAAGCCGCACCAGTCCTCGAACCCGAGACGCCCGAGTTCATTCCCGTCGTGCGCTATGGCCGCTACACGCTGGTCGAACTTGCGCCCACGGCGGCGCAGCGCGACTTGCTGCTACAAACCATCGACGTGTCTATGCCCGAGGATGCTCGCGCGACGGTCGGCGACGGACTGCGGCACGTGCTCAAACGCAGCGGCTACCAGCTTTGCGAGACCACGTATGCCGTGATCGATCTGTACGCGCTGCCGCTGCCGGCGGCGCATTTGCATCTCGGCCCCATGACCGTGCGCGATGCGCTGCTCACCCTGGCCGGCCCCGCCTGGGAACTGCACGCGGATGACCGGGCACGGCAGGTTTGCTTCGAGCGGTCCGGTGACGACGCGAGCGCCGACCCAGCACCCGAGCCGCCCGCCGCCGAAGCAGTGCAGACGTTCCCGCTGATGCCGTCCACGTCGGGAGGCCAGCCATGA
- a CDS encoding TIGR03759 family integrating conjugative element protein, protein MKHPPILILLLAALHLPASAQQTPQQAANIQPARSSQSQIAHSQDTRQAKEWGLRDDEFARYRELMEGPIGVYSPNLDPLSVLGIEARSDEERRRYAELQVQVEARRVEKLLAYQRAYDEAWQRLNPGMQRVNLPDDKPGASATRGIGRTAVFVKDGCDACGQVVQRLQSSGAEFDLYMVGSRQDDARIRDWAKRAQVDPARVRSGSITLNHDGGRWLSLGLPGELPAVVREVNGQWQRQP, encoded by the coding sequence ATGAAACATCCTCCCATCCTCATCCTGTTGCTGGCTGCGCTGCACCTGCCGGCGTCTGCGCAGCAGACGCCTCAACAAGCCGCCAACATCCAGCCCGCCCGCAGCAGCCAGAGCCAGATCGCGCACAGCCAGGACACACGTCAGGCAAAGGAATGGGGGCTGCGCGATGACGAGTTCGCCCGTTATCGCGAGTTGATGGAGGGGCCGATTGGCGTCTATTCGCCCAACCTGGACCCGCTATCGGTCTTGGGCATCGAGGCCCGCTCCGACGAGGAACGGCGGCGTTACGCGGAATTGCAGGTACAGGTCGAAGCGCGTCGCGTCGAGAAGCTGCTGGCCTACCAGCGCGCCTACGACGAGGCCTGGCAGCGCCTGAATCCCGGCATGCAGCGCGTGAACCTGCCCGATGACAAGCCTGGTGCTTCCGCCACGCGCGGCATCGGCCGCACAGCGGTGTTCGTCAAGGACGGCTGCGACGCCTGCGGGCAAGTCGTGCAGCGCCTGCAATCCTCTGGGGCCGAGTTCGACCTGTACATGGTCGGCAGCCGCCAGGACGACGCACGCATCCGCGACTGGGCCAAGCGCGCACAGGTCGACCCGGCGCGCGTGCGCAGCGGCAGCATCACGCTCAACCACGATGGTGGCCGCTGGCTGTCGCTGGGCCTACCCGGTGAACTGCCCGCAGTCGTGCGCGAGGTGAACGGCCAATGGCAACGCCAGCCCTGA
- a CDS encoding transglycosylase SLT domain-containing protein gives MATPALTGRLRALVVAAGLWACAAQAQEVPPPAYQLAAQRAGIPSTVLYAVALQESGIRRNGRIVPWPWSLNIAGQSRRFATRADACTGLQQAMRSTPHTRIDAGLGQINLGYHQQRFTSACDLLDPYRNLAIAAKILKEQHTPGKDWLLAIGRYHRPAGGEPAARYRRSVSRHLARVQGTRPTTTALAARQESSP, from the coding sequence ATGGCAACGCCAGCCCTGACGGGACGGTTACGTGCACTGGTGGTCGCCGCGGGCCTCTGGGCCTGCGCCGCCCAAGCCCAGGAAGTGCCGCCACCTGCCTACCAGCTTGCCGCCCAGCGTGCGGGCATCCCCTCGACGGTGCTCTACGCCGTGGCATTGCAGGAGAGCGGCATCCGGCGCAACGGTCGCATTGTCCCGTGGCCCTGGTCGCTCAACATCGCCGGCCAGTCGCGCCGCTTCGCCACCCGTGCCGACGCCTGCACCGGCTTGCAGCAGGCGATGCGTTCCACCCCGCACACCCGTATCGACGCAGGCCTGGGGCAGATCAACCTTGGCTATCACCAGCAGCGCTTCACCAGCGCGTGCGATCTGCTTGACCCGTACCGGAATCTGGCCATCGCCGCCAAGATCCTGAAAGAGCAGCACACCCCCGGCAAGGACTGGCTGTTGGCGATCGGCCGCTACCACCGCCCCGCAGGCGGCGAGCCCGCTGCCCGCTACCGGCGCAGCGTGTCGCGCCACTTGGCCCGCGTGCAAGGCACACGCCCAACCACCACGGCGCTCGCAGCGCGCCAGGAGTCCTCCCCATGA
- a CDS encoding integrating conjugative element protein, whose product MTKPHLPNFTLKGLLVSLAVLPVASLAGEPLIVVEDRGGTSALPYYEALNLQPRANAPARPPLPTPQVPATPADEAAMLPVRSAKLTPGTVARRVIEAPGLRPFVVVGDDGASRDWLRRHAASLRERGAIGLVVNVETVPGLARLRALVPGVPLAPVAGDDLAERLGLRHYPALITATGIEQ is encoded by the coding sequence ATGACGAAACCCCATTTGCCCAATTTCACCTTGAAGGGCCTGCTCGTGTCGCTGGCAGTGCTGCCGGTGGCCTCGCTTGCCGGCGAACCGCTGATCGTGGTCGAGGATCGCGGCGGCACGTCCGCGCTGCCGTACTACGAAGCCCTGAACCTTCAGCCGCGCGCCAATGCGCCGGCGCGCCCGCCCCTCCCGACGCCCCAGGTTCCTGCCACGCCAGCAGACGAGGCCGCAATGCTGCCGGTACGCAGCGCCAAGCTCACGCCCGGCACCGTCGCGCGTCGGGTGATTGAGGCCCCGGGCCTGCGGCCTTTCGTGGTCGTCGGCGACGACGGGGCTTCGAGGGACTGGCTGCGCCGCCATGCAGCCTCGCTGCGGGAGCGTGGTGCGATCGGACTGGTGGTCAATGTCGAGACGGTGCCGGGCCTGGCGCGGCTGCGTGCCCTGGTGCCCGGCGTGCCGCTCGCGCCCGTGGCCGGCGATGACCTGGCCGAGCGCCTGGGCTTGCGGCACTACCCGGCGCTGATCACGGCCACCGGCATCGAGCAATGA
- the traD gene encoding type IV conjugative transfer system coupling protein TraD, whose product MSGKQPVEVLLRPAVELYTVAACAGAAFLSLVAPWSLALSPAMGIGSALAFGAYGAIRYRDARVILRYRRNIRRLPRYVMTSKDVPVSQQRLFVGRGFLWEQKHTHRLVQTYRPEFRHYVDPTPAYKLARRLEERLEFAPFPLSRLPALIGWDMPFNPVRPLPPVGGLPRLHGIEPEEVDVSLPLGERVGHSLVLGTTRVGKTRLAELFVTQDIRRKNAAGEHEVVIVIDPKGDADLLKRMYVEARRAGREGEFYVFHLGWPEISARYNAVGRFGRISEVATRIAGQLSGEGNSAAFREFAWRFVNIIARALVELGQRPDYMLIQRHVINIDALFIEYAQHFFAKTEPKAWEVIVQIEAKLNEKNIPRNMIGREKRVVALEQYLSQARNYDPVLDGLRSAVRYDKTYFDKIVASLLPLLEKLTSGKIAQLLAPNYSDLNDPRPIFDWMQVIRKRAIVYVGLDALSDAEVAAAVGNSMFSDLVSVAGHIYKHGIDDGLPGASAGTRVPINVHADEFNELMGDEFVPLINKGGGAGLQVTAYTQTLSDIEARIGSRAKAGQVIGNFNNLFMLRVRETATAELLTRQLPKVEVYTTTIVSGATDASDIRGTTDFTSNTQDRISMSSVPMIEPSHVVSLPKGQCFALLQGGQLWKVRMPLPAPDLDEVMPQDLQQLAGYMRQSYSEATQWWEFTSSPVLQDAALPDDLLDEVATAEPATSGTADSASDEAAP is encoded by the coding sequence ATGTCGGGGAAACAGCCCGTCGAGGTGCTGCTTCGCCCAGCGGTGGAGCTATACACCGTCGCAGCGTGTGCAGGCGCCGCGTTCTTGTCCCTGGTGGCCCCGTGGTCGCTCGCGCTGAGCCCCGCCATGGGCATCGGCAGCGCGCTGGCATTCGGTGCCTATGGCGCGATCCGCTACCGCGATGCCCGCGTCATCCTGCGCTACCGGCGCAACATTCGTAGGTTGCCGCGCTACGTGATGACCAGCAAGGACGTGCCGGTCAGCCAGCAGCGGCTGTTTGTGGGACGCGGTTTCCTGTGGGAGCAGAAGCACACCCATAGGCTCGTGCAGACGTATCGGCCGGAGTTTCGCCACTACGTCGATCCGACGCCGGCATACAAGCTGGCGCGCCGTCTGGAGGAACGGCTGGAATTTGCGCCGTTCCCGCTGTCGCGGCTGCCCGCGCTCATCGGCTGGGACATGCCTTTCAACCCCGTGCGTCCGCTGCCGCCCGTGGGCGGCCTGCCGCGCTTGCACGGTATCGAGCCGGAGGAAGTGGACGTCAGTCTGCCGCTGGGCGAGCGCGTCGGGCACTCGCTGGTGTTGGGCACCACGCGCGTGGGCAAGACCCGGCTGGCCGAACTGTTCGTGACCCAGGACATCCGGCGCAAGAACGCCGCAGGCGAGCATGAGGTCGTGATCGTCATCGACCCCAAGGGGGACGCGGACCTCTTGAAGCGGATGTACGTCGAGGCCAGGCGCGCAGGCCGCGAAGGCGAGTTCTACGTGTTTCATCTCGGCTGGCCGGAGATCAGCGCCCGCTACAACGCGGTGGGCCGCTTTGGGCGCATCTCGGAGGTCGCCACCCGCATCGCGGGGCAGCTTTCCGGTGAAGGCAACAGTGCGGCGTTCCGCGAGTTCGCCTGGCGCTTCGTCAACATCATCGCCCGCGCCCTGGTGGAACTGGGACAGCGACCGGACTACATGCTGATCCAGCGTCACGTGATCAACATCGACGCGCTGTTCATCGAATACGCGCAGCATTTTTTCGCGAAAACGGAGCCCAAGGCCTGGGAGGTGATCGTCCAGATTGAGGCCAAGCTCAACGAGAAAAATATTCCCAGGAACATGATCGGGCGCGAGAAGCGCGTGGTGGCCTTGGAGCAGTACCTGAGCCAGGCCCGCAACTACGACCCCGTGCTCGACGGCCTGCGCTCGGCAGTCCGCTACGACAAGACCTACTTCGACAAGATCGTCGCCAGTCTCTTGCCGCTGCTGGAGAAGCTCACCAGCGGCAAGATCGCCCAGCTCCTGGCCCCGAACTACTCCGACCTCAACGATCCCAGGCCAATTTTCGACTGGATGCAGGTCATCCGAAAGCGCGCCATCGTCTATGTAGGCTTGGATGCACTGTCGGACGCCGAGGTCGCCGCAGCGGTCGGAAACTCCATGTTCTCCGACCTGGTTTCGGTCGCGGGCCACATCTACAAGCACGGGATCGACGATGGCCTGCCGGGCGCATCGGCTGGCACGCGCGTGCCGATCAACGTCCACGCCGACGAGTTCAACGAACTCATGGGGGACGAGTTCGTTCCGCTCATCAACAAAGGCGGCGGTGCCGGTCTGCAAGTCACCGCCTACACGCAGACGCTCTCCGACATCGAGGCCCGCATCGGCAGTCGTGCGAAAGCCGGTCAGGTGATCGGCAACTTCAACAACTTGTTCATGCTGCGCGTGCGCGAGACGGCCACCGCCGAATTGCTGACTCGGCAGTTGCCCAAGGTCGAGGTCTATACGACCACGATCGTGAGTGGGGCGACCGACGCTTCGGACATCCGCGGGACGACGGACTTCACATCGAACACGCAGGACCGTATCAGCATGTCGAGCGTGCCGATGATCGAGCCGTCGCACGTCGTCAGTCTTCCGAAGGGGCAGTGTTTCGCGTTGCTTCAAGGCGGTCAGCTTTGGAAGGTTCGAATGCCGCTTCCAGCGCCAGACCTCGATGAGGTCATGCCGCAGGATCTGCAACAACTCGCGGGCTACATGCGCCAGAGCTACAGCGAGGCCACGCAGTGGTGGGAGTTCACCAGTTCCCCGGTCTTGCAGGACGCGGCCTTGCCCGATGATTTGCTCGATGAGGTGGCCACCGCCGAACCTGCCACTTCCGGCACCGCCGATTCCGCCAGCGACGAGGCGGCGCCATGA
- a CDS encoding TIGR03747 family integrating conjugative element membrane protein: MNNAASTAQREQNRRQGLIVGTLTLPFRLLGVLIASLLFSIVVECVGMHLFWKDQGWRHSQQMLQYELGHLSSHFQRSVVVQEPGRTAHELVDTGYEWVFVRSGLLERMSQTAERARAPSHGQVRNFRYYISQVYVWTERYLIAAAFTTLTFLVRLLVLLLTLPLIFTAAFVGLIDGLVRRDVRRFGAGRESGFIYHRAKASLMPLAVLPWVTYLALPISVHPLLILLPSAALLGLAVSLTAGSFKKYL; the protein is encoded by the coding sequence ATGAACAACGCTGCTAGCACCGCACAGCGAGAGCAGAACCGCCGTCAAGGATTGATCGTTGGCACGCTCACGTTGCCGTTCCGGCTGCTCGGTGTGCTGATCGCTTCGCTGCTGTTCTCGATCGTGGTGGAGTGCGTCGGCATGCACCTGTTCTGGAAGGACCAGGGCTGGCGGCACTCCCAACAGATGCTGCAGTACGAACTCGGGCATCTGTCGAGCCATTTTCAGCGCAGCGTGGTGGTGCAAGAGCCAGGGCGCACGGCGCACGAACTGGTGGACACCGGCTACGAATGGGTGTTCGTGCGCTCGGGGCTGCTGGAGCGCATGAGCCAGACCGCCGAACGTGCCCGCGCACCCAGCCATGGTCAGGTGCGCAACTTCCGCTACTACATCAGTCAGGTCTATGTCTGGACGGAGAGATACCTGATCGCCGCGGCCTTCACGACGCTGACTTTCCTGGTGCGTCTGCTGGTCCTGCTGCTGACCCTGCCACTGATCTTCACGGCGGCATTCGTCGGTCTCATCGACGGCCTGGTGCGTCGGGACGTGCGCCGGTTCGGCGCGGGCCGGGAATCGGGCTTCATCTACCACCGCGCGAAAGCCAGCCTGATGCCATTGGCCGTGCTGCCATGGGTCACGTACCTGGCACTGCCGATCTCGGTGCATCCATTGCTGATCCTGCTACCGAGCGCCGCCTTGCTGGGACTGGCGGTGAGCCTAACGGCGGGAAGCTTCAAGAAGTATCTTTAG